Proteins from a genomic interval of Oncorhynchus clarkii lewisi isolate Uvic-CL-2024 chromosome 13, UVic_Ocla_1.0, whole genome shotgun sequence:
- the LOC139364604 gene encoding WAS/WASL-interacting protein family member 2-like, which produces MPIPPSPPPGGPPPPPTLSQANTTPPKLNRDEAKGRGALLGDIHKGAKLKKVGVVNDRSAPILENPKGDGVSNVGGGGSSGVIQPMGGLFQAGVPKLRPVGDGSVGRSALTPPGTRPAAPRPPGPPVRQDNTDCSAQQASPPEHSRSQRPSLPDLSRPLSGGSPNSGMKHSSSAPPPPPPFSRRGNAPPAPTQKAPPPAPSYNREKPLPPTPGQRGSSPVPARNSAPPPPPSPNNNRRPLTSGGSSASSSSSSLGPPPPPYRQPMTNGPSSPVNEAAPELPQRHNSLSKKPSPGPGHTPTRGQAPPPPPSPSPPGGRPPPPVREPPGRGAAPPPPGSSQRNGGRDAPPPPPPYRGSPSEPHSRGKPPPPPSRTPAGPPPPPPPIRNGHTSLSRSFVDDFESKYSFHPLDDFPAPEEYRHVTKIYPSKANRVMRGAPPAPPVGR; this is translated from the exons AtgcccattcctccctctccaccccctggaggcccccctccaccccccaccctcAGCCAG GCCAACACCACCCCACCTAAGCTCAACCGAGATGAGGCCAAAGGCAGAGGAGCCCTGCTCGGGGACATCCACAAAGGGGCCAAGCTGAAGAAGGTCGGCGTGGTAAATGACAGGAGCGCACCCATCTTAGAAA ATCCTAAAGGAGATGGCGTTAGTAATGTAGGCGGAGGAGGCTCGTCAGGGGTCATTCAGCCGATGGGAGGTCTTTTCCAGGCAGGTGTGCCTAAATTGAGACCAGTCGGAG ATGGTTCGGTTGGCAGGTCAGCCCTGACGCCTCCTGGCACGCGCCCCGCTGCTCCTCGTCCCCCCGGACCCCCTGTTCGCCAGGACAACACAGATTGCTCAGCCCAACAGGCCTCTCCCCCGGAGCACTCCCGATCCCAGAGGCCCTCCCTCCCCGACCTCTCCCGCCCCCTCAGCGGAGGCAGCCCTAACAGTGGCATGAAGCACAGCTCCTCcgcccctccacctcctccccctttttctcgcCGGGGCAACGCACCCCCTGCCCCGACTCAGAAGGCGCCACCACCCGCCCCCTCCTACAACCGGGAGAAGCCCCTCCCTCCCACGCCAGGACAGAGGGGGTCTTCCCCGGTGCCGGCCCGCAACAGcgcccctcctccacccccttctcCCAACAACAACCGCCGGCCCCTGACGTCAGGGGGCTCCTctgcatcctcctcttcctcctctctgggTCCACCTCCTCCCCCGTACCGTCAGCCCATGACCAACGGCCCCTCGAGCCCGGTTAACGAAGCAGCCCCGGAGCTACCTCAGAGACACAACTCCCTCAGCAAGAAGCCGTCGCCCGGACCTGGACACACTCCAACCCGTGGGCAAGCGCCACCCccgcctccctccccctccccgccAGGCGGACGCCCACCCCCTCCAGTCCGTGAGCCCCCCGGTAGAGGAGCAG CTCCACCCCCGCCTGGGTCGAGTCAACGAAACGGTGGTCGGGATgccccccctccaccacccccctACAGAGGTAGCCCTTCAGAGCCTCATAGCCGGGGCaagcccccccctcctccctcccgtacccCTGCCGGACCCCCGCCCCCTCCCCCACCTATCCGCAATGGACACACCTCCCTTTCTCGCTCCTTCGTAG ATGACTTTGAGTCCAAGTATTCTTTCCACCCTCTGGATGACTTCCCTGCTCCAGAGGAGTACCGGCACGTCACCAAGATCTACCCCAGCAAAGCCAACAGAG TGATGAGGGGAGCTCCTCCTGCACCACCTGTGGGAAGGTGA